GAGCGGGAGAACTAAGAaaaaattacaggggaaaaaaaaaagcaccagctGCCAGGCTCCTGGCCTTGTTTGGAGAGAGAGCTGTCTGGTGCTATGGAGCAATCAGCATTTGGCTTGCActggggggcaggggttgggggctaAAAGTTGCAGCCTTTATGGGATGTCGGTAGGGGATTCAATGGAGACTGGGGAAATCGTGGCTCATCAGAGATTGATTTCTCGGGGTACAGAGCTTGGGTTGCCCATCCTTCTCCTCCATGGGACCACTGTCGTCTCAGGAGCTGGTCTCTTCTCAAGTGTGGCAGTTTCTTGACTTCACCACGTGTCCGCCAAACCTGATTGGAGCACCTGTGAGAGCCAGGCTGCGGATGggatgcagggggcccaggaggGAAGACTGCCCAAGCATGCGCTCTAGGGGCTCCCCCGACAGACGGCCTGTACTCAAGGACCCATGTGGCAGGACAGGAGCAATTAAGAGCCTTCTGAGGCCTTCACAGGCCCAGGCCAGGCCTAGTTGGTGGTGATGACAGGGGTTGGGGCAACGAGGAAGGGGGAGGGCCCTGcgaggtgggtgggcagggaaaAGCCCCACCAAGGGCAGCAGCATCTCCCTGCACGCAGAGAGGATGAATGCCTTCTTGTCCTCCCTGGCCCACGTGCTCCCCGTTCTTCAAGGCCCATCCTAGGGGCCACCTCTGGCCCACTAACCCTGTAGTCCTGACCTTTGGCCCAGGCTTCCAGACTTTCTGGGAATAGAAATAAAGGACTCCTGACGAGGAGGGTCTGGGGGAATCTTGGTCCAGGCTGCCTCTGCCCTAAGTCCTGGAACTGTTTCTCTCTCCCAAGTCAGAGCCACAGGACCAGTTTCATCAGGAGCTGTCTCTGCAACCAGCACAGGCTGCAGCTGCCCTCAGGAAGAAAATGGTGACCTTGGACCAGGCTGGGGGAGTGGACACATAGACTCAGGCACAGACAGAGGAACTTGGAGTCCAGGTGATCATGGGATGGCCAGAGCTAGGAGGGGACAGCATGGGGCCAGAGATACACAGTCTGGTTGAAGCCTTTGAGGCCTTTCCTGGGGCTCCAGGGGTGTCTCAGAGCTGGAAAAATCAGTGGCGGGACAACTGTGGGACTGGCTGAAATCTAGAGCCGGCTCGGAGGTGAGATTCCCGACACCCAGGAATAGACACATGATGGTGGGGCTGCAGTCCCTTCTTGGAGACCCACAGAATGAGAGCAGCAAGTGGGCGCTCAGGGGCAGAAGGGGCTCTGTTGGAAGGACACCCAAGGCCCCTCCGCCATGTTGTGCTGCTGAAGTCATGAGGAATGATGTTCCCACGGGGCGTGGACATGCTGGGAGCTGGCATCAGAGGCCATAAGTCAGAGCCTGGGCCACCTTGCAGGGGGAGGGTGGGTCAGTCCAACGtcccccaggagggaggggaagtgggaTCAACAtcaagaagagaggagaggaggcctGGCCGGAGAGCAGAAGCTCAGCTATAATTAAGCAAAGACTTGGGCTCCAGAAAGGAAAATAGTGTCCACGAGGAGGACGTGAGGGCAGCAGGTCCGGGGTCCCTCAGCCTCGCCGGGGGTCCAGTCCCAGGTAgttgcaagggagtctgggaattCCGAGTCAGAGAGGCAGCAGCTGCTGCTCTAAGTGGCCGCTGAAGAGCCTCCAGCTGAGGACGGGGGGCAGTGTCACGGAAGTCAGCCACGAAGGGGGTCCCCGTGGAGAGGCTGCGAGGAGACTTGGCTATATAGAGAGTTACAGGCCACCCGGACCTGGACAGGCCAGGGTTGAGGCTCTTTGAAGGCTGAAAAGAATCTTGCAGGCAGCTCCGGGGAGGCGACAGGAGGGAAGCAAGGAACCAGCGATTCCGAGGAATGTGATGGGGAGGGGTGTCGAGGGGTGTCCATCACGGGCACCCACAGCCCACAGTGAGAAATAAAGTCCCTAGGGGAGGAGGCCAAGAAACTCTCCTCCAACCTCTCCCCACTCCGGGTATCTCTGCTCCTGGGAGGGGGACCCCGGAGCCTTTCTGATCTTTCTCAGAAGGGCCAGTGCCCAGTGGGAACCGAGTGAGGGGAGATGTGGATGGAGGCGGGAATGCAGCTGCGTCAGCTGGAGACAGGCCTGGGGGCCCAGATGGCTGTCGTTCTGCTGAGCGGGACTAGACCgcagggagggcagggccggGGGCTGGACGGCTGGAACCGCCGCACAGCTGATGTGGCCTGGAGGGGTGGTGAGCCGGCAGGCACAGAGGCCACCCTGAGTGATCTGCAGGAATGTGCTGGGCGGGAGGGTTCTGGAATGCGACCCTCCTATACAACACAGCATTGAGGCCCAAACCAGGAGGCCCACGCAGAGGATGTGCTGGTGTCAAGAGGGTGAGAAGTCTGTCCTGACTGACCGAGTTTAAAACTTTCCCCAGGGAAGGCAGGGACACAGACCGGCATGGCCCTCACAGAAAGCGGAGTGTGGGAAAGGCCCAGAGGGAAGTGAGGAACGGAAGGGAGATGGGGgcttggtggggggcagggcaggctcGCTCTGAGGTATCCTGAGATGCAGCACATCCCCTTGAAGCCACAGACCAGGGTCTCCCCTGGAGGGATGGGTGTCTCCAAGTGTCAGCCATCTGCACAGGGGACAAGCAAAGGAGGTGGAGCCCAGATGGCAGGACTCAGGGGCTGGCTTTTCTGGATCAGGCCTGTGAAAAGTGTCCATGTCTTGAAGTCATTCCCAGGGGGCTGCGGAGAGGCACTGGCTCCAGATGCATGAACTGTGCTTGAATTTGGACTGGGCTCTGGTTTATCTTCCATTATCCCTGTGCTTTTGTCAAGGCTTTACAGGTGTTCTGTGGATCTAAGGTGAATTCaggagaagaggagggtgggaggtggaggtgaCATAAGAGTGGCAGGGCCATTAGTGGGGGGGACCCGAGAGGGGGTGAATCTCGGGGACTTTGGGGCCAGCTGCTCTGCAGCGATAAGAGAAGCAAGCACCTGAGGTCAGCACTGCTAGGTGGAAGGGGAGACAGCCGGGGTATGGGGGACCCTGCCCCTCTGCACCTGGAAATTCTCCCTTCACTGTCAGCTCGGAGCAGCTGGGAGATTCTGCTGGGGTTTCCTTCACAGAAGCAGCTGTGAGGGGACCCAAGGCCACCTTGGAAACAATCAGCGTTGTCCTTCGAAGCGGTCACTGGAAGAGCCTGCAGAGCCGTTTTCACAACTGTCAGCTGAACATATTCCTGTACCCTCTCTGGCAACCTCAAATAGAGTTTTCAAGCCGCCAAAGAGAGTGAGTCTCATTACTTAGCAGAACTCATCTTGTTTTTCCCCCAAAAGCACTGCCCCTGATTTGATAATCAACCTGATGCAAAACACTGCACTCTATCCTCAAAAACCAAAGCTTTGGGCCCACTGGGGCAAATCAAAAGAATGAGCCCCCAGCAATTCCCAAAGATGAACTGCTAGGGGGATATGGGGTGACAGCAGCACCACTGGAATAAGTGTGGGTTTCTCAAGGCGGGTTCTCTGATGGGGACGGTGGCAATGTGGGGAAAGGACCTGGTCTAGGAAGTCACAGTCCCAGGGTGGGTAACCACATCCGACACACTGAAATGACCAAGCCCTGATGCAGGGCACTCACCAGAACCTTCTGCAATGTGGACATGGCTGGGAAGGTCAGCCTCACATCAGTGACCACAATCGGCACCAATAGACCACATCTCCCCCAAATGAGGCCCATCAAAACCTTGCACTGGACAAATCGGACCCAACATCATCCCACCAATCAGTTCTGACCACAAAAGTTGCTGTGCAGAGAAGGTACACAACACACGCGTGCTGAATGGGATGGAGTCCGGGAAAGATGAAAGGCTTATCATGTATTGATTTCAAAGTTCAACTTTTATAACAGCATAAAGTTAACCCTCTTCCCAACATGGACAGTCAAGGGGGAGAACTTAAAAGGAGGCCCACCCCTTAGGTCTGACCCAAAATAGGACTGAAAGGGCCTACAGGGGTCTCACTGggattcaagtcccagctctgccgttTCCCAGCTGGGCTTACGAGTGGCTGACTAGCCACTGGGAGATGGATCACCTATCTGTGGACAAAGGCCATGGCCCTCCCTGACTTCCAGGACATGGCAGGGGCGGTAGTATATGTAATCCATTCAAGACAGGCCCTGGCATGCTGTCCAGGctccaaataaaataaaggaggggCTGCACTCCATTGGGGAGCTTCAAACCGGCTTTCCTGGATCTACAGTGGGTGCTGAgatcccccctccccacttctgccTTAACCAGGACAGCTCCGCTCTTATCTCTTTGGCATCTTGGCCTTCTACCTAATAGTGtatataagaaaatatctgaaaatcactGCACCAGCTAATGCCTAGCACCTGTTCTGGCGATGAGCTTGCTGTGCATCTAGGATCCAGCTGGACCTCCCCTGACCTGGGTCTCTCTCCATCCCCGTGGCCCCCGgccctccccgccctgcccctCACACCCACAGGCCTCCGTTCGCACCTGGTGAAGCGGACCTCGCAGATGTTGCACATGTATGGCTTCTCCCCGGTGTGGGTCCTCATGTGCCGTGGCAGCTTCCCGGCCCCCATGATGACTTTGTGGCAGATGGGGCACTGCTGAGAGGCCTTGGGCTTCAGCTTGCGCTCCTCCACCAGCGGCCAGGGCGGGAAGAGGCCCCCTAGGTGGGTGGCGCTCAGGAAGTTGAGATAGGCACCGTAGTCATTCTCTGCCTTGATGGGGCCCAGCGGCCCCCCGGGAAGGTCTGGGAACATGTCCTTGAAGAAGTCGCTGGGGAAGGGCGGCGGTGGAGGTGGCGGaagctcctccttctcctcctccttgatCTTGCGGTTCTTGATGACCAGGTCTAGGGGCCCACTGTCCATGGGCTGCTCGGGCAGCTGGGCGAAGGCACCGAAGTCCCCTGACCAGAGGTGTGGAAAGAAGTCCGGGGCGAATGGAGATAAGGAGGGTCTCCTGTCGGGGATGTTGGCTTTGGGGTACAGGTTCTCCCTCAGCAgagattcaatggagaagtccCGGATCACGCCCAGGTGGCCAGGGCTGCCGGCCCGGAAGGAATCCGGGAAGTCCCTGGGTGTGTCTGAGTAGGCCTTCTCCGAGAGGTGGTCCGTCTTGGAAGGGCTTTGGTGGCAGTTGATGTCCTGGGGGTCAGGCAAGTTTTCTTGATCAGCAAAATCCTCTGTGTcatcgtcctcctcctcctcctcttcctcctcctcctcttcgtcCTCCTCATCATCGTCATCTTCGTCATCATCGTCGTCCTCTTTGTCATCCTCCTCCCCACCGTTCCCCCCGGGCTCCATGATCTCCAGGCACACGTTCACGATGCACTGGATCTCCAGCATCCTGGCGGCGTTGAGGATGTGCTTGACGTtggaggccgtgatggtgagcgTGGAGGTGTAGGCGAACTCCAGGATGGCGGCCAGCGCCTCGGGCTGGACAAAGTCGATCTCGTAGACGTAGGGCTGGCTGGCTAAGGTGCCGGCTGTGAAGAGCTTCTTGAAGTACTTGCTGCAGGCGGCCAGGACGGAGCGGTGGGTGCGGTACTCCTGCTCCTGCACCACCAGGAGCACATCGCAGAGCAGCCCGTCATGCCGCTGCTCGTTCAGGCTGCACAGGACCTCGCTGCTGTGGTTGGGGAAGGGAATGCCGATCAGCTCGTCAATGCCATTGGCCATGTTCTCAGCCAGAGCCCTGTGgggacacacacagggagagacCGGGTTAGAGGACATGGCCCCAGGAGGGGATGCCAGCTCTGGGACCCTGACCCGGGGAGGCCAGGCCGGTGCATGTGcttgcccaccccacccctgcctttgcttggggctcccctccctccccctctgctaGAAACCCGGCCCCTCTTCCTCAGCTTTTCCCAATCTCACCTGGAATTCAGAGCCCCGCTCAAAAGCTGGGGCTTCTCAGTGAACCACTGGGCTCTTCCCAGGACCCCAAAGGCCCTTGGAGTTGGGCTTGTCATTGGGCAGCTGGCATCTGCCTTTTAGCAAAGGCTGTGGAATCTTCTCGCAGGCACGATTTCACTGAATTCCACTTTGGGAATATGCAAGTCCTGAACGCGGGGACGGACAGCCATGTGAAACTTCATCGCTCTGTATGCTACAGGAATGGCGGCCGCTACAGACTCACGCAACGTCTGTGGGTCAAGGGCCAAAGGAGGAATTTTCTCTCATGACTCAGGGGTCCCTCTGGGAGAATGCTTTGGTTTATTTCACAAGTCCTCTGACTCCTCTAACAGATTCAGATTTTGCTACTTTTGGCTATTGATGCGGGCTGTACTAACGGAGGGGGCTACTAACAGTAGCTGAGTTGTTCCTCAGCCCAACTTCATATGTGGCAGTCTTAATCCCCCAGTATGTCAGAGTGTTACTGTATTTCGCAGTAGGCTCTttaaaaggggaattaaggttaaAACGGGGTCCTATGAGAGGGCtctcatccaatatgactggtaccCTTACAAGAGGAGAGCagggcacagacacacagaaggaagaccacgtgaggacacagggtggaAGACAGCCACCTACAAGTcgaagagagaggcctcagaggaaactgACGCTGCcgacaccctgatcttggacttccagcctctagaactgtgagaaaataaatctctgctgTTTAAGctccagtctgtggtactttgttatcgCAGCCCTAGCAAACAGATACAGCTTCTAGGAATCTTAAAAGCGATTTCGTGGCCCATTTTCAGCAAGGGAATGGGGGCCTTACGGCAGGTGTTCTGCTTTCTGACCTATTTCTGGCTTCATCTTAGCTGATGAGGTTTCCCTTCATTTGCAATTCTTGATTGTTTAGAAAATACTGACCTcctatatgtgtatatctgtgaGCCATTTgacctataaatatttatattcagtattaaattcGAGCTCATTGTTAGCTAATTTATCATGTCTGTATTCTGTTACTCTTAGGGAAACATATCCCTATGGGGAGAAGCCTCTTCTAAGACACCTCAGCATTATCTATACATAAAACACGACGTGCGGCCGGTCATAGCCGCCAGCGGTCGGGGAGGGGGGCGCAGAGGACAGCAGGCACCCCCTCCCTTCAGGGAGCAGAATTCACAGCCCAAGTCAACAGATTCAACCTGCACAACAAGCCACCTCAATTTTTATGCCAGGGCACTGAGGGCCCTGCTACTCGGGGCAAAGCCTGGCTGTGGCCCATGGATAAATCCTAGCAAAGGCCTGGCCTTACCCAGCTGCAATTacagtggggagaaaagaaaaaggaaaagtctgGAAGACCCACGGCCCAGTGGCAAGAGCTTTGGGGATCCCCACATACTTATCTTTGGGGTGCTTCTGCCCTGAGAAGGCAGAGGCAGTGGAAGGGGAGAAGGCAGAAGTGCCAGGCCCACAATATGTGCCCCAAGTGGCCTGGAGGCACCAGGGACCCGGTGGGGTGTCAGGGTGctggccctcctcctccctgctcctctgtgggtggtggagggccTTAGCCTTCCCCCAGCAATCTCGCCTGGGCAGGTGTTCAAGAGCTTTCCCAGAGCAAAGGCCTTGCTGCTTTCCTGCCTTCTTGAAAAGGTCCAGAGACCCTGCAGGCCGTGCATTCATTCTCTAAATAGACTTTGGGTTTCTTCCTGTGCCCGGCCCTGCTCTGGGCTCTGGGGATGCACAGAAGGCAAGCCAAGCAGGCCCTTGCTTTAACAGAGCTTACAGGGACATAACAACTGTGATAAAGATGCAGCAATGTCCAGCGAAGAGGAATaagatatcaccacacacctatcagaatggctaaagtaACAAAAAGTGACAACACATCGCTGTGTCCACCAGGCTCTCTCTGGGttcactcactctgggggaagccagctacCATGTCATCAGGACAGTTCTATGGAGAGGTCCATGTGGCAAGGGACTGAGCAGGTCCAAGTCACCAGCTGTGTGAGTGAGCCACGAGGAGAGTGGGTCATTCAGTCCCAGTCAGGCATTCAGACGACGGCACCCCTGCTGACATCCTGACTGCAGCTTCATGAAAGACACTGAATCAGAACCACTTAGCAAAGCTGCTTCAGAATTCCTGACTCATAGACACCGggagatagtaaatatttattcttgttttaagtTGATCAGTTTCagagtaatttgttatacagcaatagataacatAATAGATAACACAGGAAGATAATAGATAATACAACAGGCAGCACAGAGGCACTATTCACTTCATAGACATTATGGATTTGTGATAGCTATCATTTCTGGCAGATGGCGTTGAATGCTGTCTTCTAACAAAATCAGTATATTACGACACTGGTTTGATAGATGGAAGTAGATGTATCGAGGAAATGACACCTTTTTCTAATTCCCACGAAGCTACCCTAATGGTAGCAGGGTTCTGACCCTCAGAGGAATCTTCTCACCTGAAAAGACTGTTCGTGAATGAAATGCCCCATCAACTATTAAAAGCCCAAATCATTAAAAGCTCAGGAAATTAGTTCTTTCACGCAAGTTTTCTTGCTTGCCAAGGGCTTATTCctataaagacaaaaatgtttttaaatgtttttcaggaAAAATTCCCACAATTCCTTAAACTTATCCCCACCTTCTTAAATAGAGGAGCTGGAACCCATTGGATGGGGTGTAGGCGATCAATGTCTCACCCGAGccctgggagggatggagagccCCATCCCTGTGCTAAATGTTCTGCTTCCCATGCTTTTGGAGCTGGTCTGCTTGGGCCTGGGGGTCAGGAACcacagctgtgtgactctgggaagCCCCaccacctctctgggcttctctcTTCTCATCTTGTCATTGGATGGACAGGGGAAATCTGATAACCGGCGTCATGACCATGAGGAGCTAGAAAGCACAAAGTGGGTCTGGCAGTGAGGAGGGGGCAACAGGCCTGGGTGACCCTGGACTTGAAGGCTGGTCTGTCCAGCAGCGACTTCTCACCATGGCATGGTTTGGAGTCTTTGTCCCATTCCTGGAGGAACAGATGTAACCACAGAGCTCGGGGCTGTTTTTCCTGGCAGGAGGTAGCAGGGGAAGGGGGGGGCTGTGGCTTGCTGTTTTATTGACTCTTTGGGAAGAAGTGCCCCCACCCTGCCTACACTCTGGAAGCTTCCCTGGTGACCCTAAGATCCCCATGCCTGGAGGGCCCGCAGACAGCAGTGTTCCAGAGGGGATGCCATGTCCAGCCCCAACCTTTGCACCCAggtcctccatcccctcccttccatccCTCCCGTCGCCCAAGCCAGGGCACTCTTTCTCCAAGAATAACACGctcaggaaagaaaattacacacacacacacacacacacacaaacacaaaaccaaaccACTCGACAGCTAGGAGAGGCTTGACGCAAAATATGAACCTCTGGTAGGAAGGTGATGATAGAAAAAATATAGAGCCAAGAAATAaaggcagaggaggaaaagggggaaagaggagCTTGCAAATGGAAGAAGGAGGTGAAAGAGCAGAATGCAGGGCGAGTGAAACCTTTTCAGGCGTGGTCCCCATTCCAGAGGACATGAGACTCTCCACAGCCTCCCCTGGGCCTGTGCCCTCTGTGGAAGGTTCTAGAGCCCAGGTCTGTCCACGTAGCTTTCTGGCAAAGGCAGCACTTCTCATCTCTGGCCTAGGTTCATTCAACTGTAACATGAGCACATCACTAGCCTCAGGTACTCTACCTGCCTCCCCCCCCTCACTATCGGGAGATGAGTCATGCCCTTTAGCTCACCAGCtaaagaggaggagggggtgttGCTATGAGAGGGTCAGAgaagaggtggggctggagcctttggaaggagagagagggcctTGGACGTAGAGAATTGCACTGTAGAAACCTGGCTCTAGAAGTCCTCCGAACTAATTTCTTGAGTGTgacttgaatttttgtttttatttgtgtccTGTTCTAATAACCAAATCAATCAAGCAGGCAAGCCAACATTTATAATAACAATCAATACTAGCTACCATTTATCAAGTGCCTGTAACGTGTCGGTCATTGCACCTCTAAGCCTTCTTCAATCCACACGACCATGAAAGGTACGTATTTTTATCATCACCTCCAATCTAGAGATAAAGAAAGAGTAtggagagggtaagtgacttgcccaatgcCACACACAAGTGTCCGAACCAGGGTCTGAACCCAGCTGCATTTGGTGCCAAAGCTCACGTTCATTCCCCTTATAACACTGCCCCCTACAAAGTCCGACTTGTGGGTAGGGGGATTTGGACCCTAGCCCCCAAAGGTTGAGAGATTTAATCAGAGCCAGGGCTGAGGGTTGTACACCAGGGACCTAAGACCCAAGCAGGCCAGGGGGGCTCAGGACTGAGCACCAGTGAGAGGTACGGACAGGGAGGCGACAGACCCCTGTGGGCTGGGGGATCGGagcaggcttccaggaggaggggccCTGTCTGATCTGtgaaggataaagaagatttcactgggcagaggggcaggaaggACCTGCCCCATATCATTTGGATCTGGAAAGCTTTGGATTTCTAGAGTCCCGTCTGAAGTTGTGTTTAACCTGGATCCTGAGCGGGATCACACAGGAAGCTGTTCTCAGCCAGCGTGTGCCTGAAGTTGGTTGACAGCCATCTGACAACAGGGGGATTATGCTGGGAGGTGGAGAGTGAGGGTCCTGCTTTAAGACCTCCCGGGTCCACATCCTGGCCTCGGGGACTAGGTTTCACCCTCCtgagctcagtttcttcatctgttcagTGGGGATGGTAAGAGTTGCTGGGCGGATCAAATGAGGGAAGGCACATGAAGTGCTCCTGGGACAGAGGAGGTACTCAAACACTGCTGGCAATTAGGAAGTCCGGGAGGGACAAAGATCCCTAACAGGGGTCTTGGCAGAGGGAGGTGGCATCACACCAGGAACTAATTTGCCTTCTGTATAGTTTTGCAGAGACCATACTATTTAATCACCTCTCCCAAAGACATTCCCAGGGCCACTCCAGCATGTGGAGGACATTGTAGTCTTCCAAGGTCCTTTCATACCTCCTGTCTCATGTACTCCTAACCCAAAGAGGCAGGCAAGGCTGGTAGAAACTTTAtgcctattttacaaatgaggaaaataaggcacAGTGAGTAGCttatgcccaaggtcacacagcgcaTTAGTGTCAGAGCTGGAACTAGAACTAGGTATTCTGATGCCCAAGCCTGTGCCCCCAACCAGGTGTGGGGTTGCCTGGCTAGTAGGCACCCCATGTTCTAGGACTGGTTTTACTAGGAATGTGAAGTGCAGGGATTGGCAAATTATGTGTATACTCCTGCTGCCCTCAGTTTGCTTATGTGGGAAATGGGGAAGTAACTGCATGGATCTCACTTGCTCCAGGGCAGGATTTGTCTCTTATATGTCTGTATCATTCCCAGGATGCCATTAGGCAGGAACATGGGAGACGCTGAATGAATGAGGTCTGTTCAAATACACGGTGGAGAGAGCCTTGAAGTCACAAAAGGCAGTGGGTGGCCCCAGCCCTCTGCACTGGGGACATCTGACATTTGAACAGAGCCCTATCATTCGTAAAGTGTTTATATCTATTCATTTCATCCTTATTATGATTCTCATTTGATGGGGATCAGAGAGGCTAAGTCatttgccccaagtcacacagctagaaaacaGCAGGTCAGGGATTTGATTTCTGCTCCAGTTCCATCTCTTTCCTGTCCTCTGTGGCTACCTCAGTGATGTGACTTTCAGGACAATTCTATTGCCTTGATCCACAAGTCCAGTGCCTCCTTGAATCATGCTCAGGTCAGCAAATCTGGGGCCCTGGATGATGCTTCCATCTGCCAAATCCCCACGGCAGACTGGCCCCAGCTGGCAGGCTCCCACTGCCCTGGGAGTGGTCCCACccccctctccagcctccagtTCCTCCCCTGCCTGGGCCTGGAGCTTCAAAGACGCCTGGCAGAATTAGTGACTGCCATGAGGGCGAGGGTGGAGTTGCACAGGGGCAGAGAAGGGATGTGGATTCTTTTCCAGATTTGGGAATGAGGCTAGGTAGCACCTACCTGCCTCCTTCGAGCAGGTCCTTAGTCTCTGTGGTCTGTGTAGGCAGGGAAACCTGCAAGGGGCTGGCGGACCAGGGCAGGAGAGAGCGCAAGGAGGCCTGGCCCAAGCAGCTGTCCAGCCCCGTGGATCTCTGCTGGGCGCGCCCCACCCTGCCCTTAGCACTTCCCCTAAGCAGGGCAGCCACACCCCTCGGCCCCGGAATGCCCCAGAGGCTGGGGCCAGACATGTGGGCTGGAAGGCTGGGCAGGGCCTCCTCAACTTCCAACCTCTGCTCCACCTGCCAGAGCTCCCCGGGCAGAGCCCTCCCAGCTGCATGAAGCCAGCCGCACCTGCTCTGCCACCCTGCCAAGACATGCCTGGAGGCCACGGTCCCCAGCTCAGCCTTGGGCCCAGGGCTTGGAGCCGGTTGGTTTCTGTGAAATGAGCTCTGAGCCTCCCTCCTCTGCAAATGGTGACGGATGTTCCAGATGTTCCCTGACAGCTGGGATACAGGCCCTCTCGGCAGCACATGGTCATGCTTCCCCATTCTCCCGACCCCACTGCACCCCCAATGCCTGGTCCCTCCACCCACAGCATAAGACTTGacagggcagaggccaggcccCGCAGGAGTGCCTGTGTTCCTACCCCACACAGAGGGATTCTCCCCACATCCCTACACCTGGGGGCCTGAGCTCCTTCTCCTGACACCAGGCACTCAAGTCCCTGCCCCACTGTCCTCTGAAGCCCCTAACTCAACTATGCTGTGTGTTTGTTGAGCACACCCACTTTTCTCTATACATTTTCTGAGGATCCCTCGGTACAGAAGGAATTATTTGGCCCACTTTGCGGGCGAGAAACCTAAGCCCATGCTGGGTGAACTTTCTCgcccaaagtcacagaacaaAGTAAGTGACAGAGACCCCAGACCTCCTGACTTGTCACCCAGACCCTCTCCACTGTATCACACTGTATCTATTTCTTGTCACCTCCAccctcatcaccatcaccacctccacacTCCACATTGGTTTGGTTTTATCAGAACAAGGTCTAGAACCCCCACTGGGAGTTCTGACAGGGGACAAAATCCGGGGTGTGCTTCTCGCCCCCTATATTCTTACAGGGATGAAACACACACTCGGGACGGACTTGAGGGGTACCTCAGCGGGCAGCTTGAGTGATGGGTGAGGAAGATTGAGGGGCAGCTCTGTACCTGGGCTTTGGtcctggggggggtgggggcgtcTGAGTGTCGGAGCTGTTTAATCTCCCCCTGGAGGAACCTCTTCTTCACAGCATCTGGGTGAACCCCAAGTGGGTGTGCCGgggcccctgcccccatcccctcaCCCAGGGGGTGGCTTGGAACCTGTTACTCTTCAAAGCACTTTCACCTGCGTGGCAGCAGGCGAGGCCagtattatacccattttacagataaagaaac
Above is a genomic segment from Balaenoptera musculus isolate JJ_BM4_2016_0621 chromosome 14, mBalMus1.pri.v3, whole genome shotgun sequence containing:
- the ZBTB7C gene encoding zinc finger and BTB domain-containing protein 7C isoform X6; the encoded protein is MTDTLQALDKWALAENMANGIDELIGIPFPNHSSEVLCSLNEQRHDGLLCDVLLVVQEQEYRTHRSVLAACSKYFKKLFTAGTLASQPYVYEIDFVQPEALAAILEFAYTSTLTITASNVKHILNAARMLEIQCIVNVCLEIMEPGGNGGEEDDKEDDDDDEDDDDEEDEEEEEEEEEEEDDDTEDFADQENLPDPQDINCHQSPSKTDHLSEKAYSDTPRDFPDSFRAGSPGHLGVIRDFSIESLLRENLYPKANIPDRRPSLSPFAPDFFPHLWSGDFGAFAQLPEQPMDSGPLDLVIKNRKIKEEEKEELPPPPPPPFPSDFFKDMFPDLPGGPLGPIKAENDYGAYLNFLSATHLGGLFPPWPLVEERKLKPKASQQCPICHKVIMGAGKLPRHMRTHTGEKPYMCNICEVRFTRQDKLKIHMRKHTGERPYLCIHCNAKFVHNYDLKNHMRIHTGVRPYQCEFCYKSFTRSDHLHRHIKRQSCRMARPRRGRKPAAWRAASLLFGPGGPAPEKAAFVMPPALGDVGGHLGGAAVCLPGPSPAKHFLAAPKGALSLQELERQFEETQMKLFGRAQLEAERDAGGLLAFALAENVAAARPYFPLPDPWAAGLAGLPGLAGLNHVASMSEANN
- the ZBTB7C gene encoding zinc finger and BTB domain-containing protein 7C isoform X4; translated protein: MQGGENRHWEKARGISLPRPQKKRKQAWDSYSPRSYRALAENMANGIDELIGIPFPNHSSEVLCSLNEQRHDGLLCDVLLVVQEQEYRTHRSVLAACSKYFKKLFTAGTLASQPYVYEIDFVQPEALAAILEFAYTSTLTITASNVKHILNAARMLEIQCIVNVCLEIMEPGGNGGEEDDKEDDDDDEDDDDEEDEEEEEEEEEEEDDDTEDFADQENLPDPQDINCHQSPSKTDHLSEKAYSDTPRDFPDSFRAGSPGHLGVIRDFSIESLLRENLYPKANIPDRRPSLSPFAPDFFPHLWSGDFGAFAQLPEQPMDSGPLDLVIKNRKIKEEEKEELPPPPPPPFPSDFFKDMFPDLPGGPLGPIKAENDYGAYLNFLSATHLGGLFPPWPLVEERKLKPKASQQCPICHKVIMGAGKLPRHMRTHTGEKPYMCNICEVRFTRQDKLKIHMRKHTGERPYLCIHCNAKFVHNYDLKNHMRIHTGVRPYQCEFCYKSFTRSDHLHRHIKRQSCRMARPRRGRKPAAWRAASLLFGPGGPAPEKAAFVMPPALGDVGGHLGGAAVCLPGPSPAKHFLAAPKGALSLQELERQFEETQMKLFGRAQLEAERDAGGLLAFALAENVAAARPYFPLPDPWAAGLAGLPGLAGLNHVASMSEANN
- the ZBTB7C gene encoding zinc finger and BTB domain-containing protein 7C isoform X5, with the protein product MTSPTPRAFGVLGRAQWFTEKPQLLSGALNSRALAENMANGIDELIGIPFPNHSSEVLCSLNEQRHDGLLCDVLLVVQEQEYRTHRSVLAACSKYFKKLFTAGTLASQPYVYEIDFVQPEALAAILEFAYTSTLTITASNVKHILNAARMLEIQCIVNVCLEIMEPGGNGGEEDDKEDDDDDEDDDDEEDEEEEEEEEEEEDDDTEDFADQENLPDPQDINCHQSPSKTDHLSEKAYSDTPRDFPDSFRAGSPGHLGVIRDFSIESLLRENLYPKANIPDRRPSLSPFAPDFFPHLWSGDFGAFAQLPEQPMDSGPLDLVIKNRKIKEEEKEELPPPPPPPFPSDFFKDMFPDLPGGPLGPIKAENDYGAYLNFLSATHLGGLFPPWPLVEERKLKPKASQQCPICHKVIMGAGKLPRHMRTHTGEKPYMCNICEVRFTRQDKLKIHMRKHTGERPYLCIHCNAKFVHNYDLKNHMRIHTGVRPYQCEFCYKSFTRSDHLHRHIKRQSCRMARPRRGRKPAAWRAASLLFGPGGPAPEKAAFVMPPALGDVGGHLGGAAVCLPGPSPAKHFLAAPKGALSLQELERQFEETQMKLFGRAQLEAERDAGGLLAFALAENVAAARPYFPLPDPWAAGLAGLPGLAGLNHVASMSEANN